A single genomic interval of Hevea brasiliensis isolate MT/VB/25A 57/8 chromosome 4, ASM3005281v1, whole genome shotgun sequence harbors:
- the LOC110671564 gene encoding serine/threonine-protein kinase Aurora-2 isoform X1 produces MTIAAETQQQEQATPEVKAAEKRRWTLNDFDIGKPLGRGKFGHVYLAREKRSNHIVALKVLFKSQLQQSQVEHQLRREVEIQSHLRHPNILRLYGYFYDQKRVYLILEYAAKGELYKELQKCKYFSERRAATYVASLARALIYCHGKHVIHRDIKPENLLIGAQGELKIADFGWSVHTFNRRQTMCGTLDYLPPEMVESVEHDATVDIWSLGVLCYEFLYGVPPFEAKEHSDTYRRIVQVDLNFPPKPAVSSAAKDLISQMLVKDSAQRLPLHKLLEHPWIVQNADSSGVYKG; encoded by the exons atgaCGATTGCTGCAGAGACTCAACAGCAAGAGCAG GCTACTCCAGAGGTGAAAGCAGCAGAGAAAAGAAGATGGACGCTGAATGATTTCGATATAGGAAAGCCTCTTGGACGAGGAAAGTTTGGTCATGTCTACTTAGCCCGAGAGAAGAGG AGCAATCATATTGTGGCTCTAAAGGTGCTCTTTAAGAGTCAGTTGCAACAATCACAAGTTGAACATCAACTCCGTCgggaagttgaaattcaaagtcatCTCCGACATCCCAACATATTACGCCTTTATGGTTATTTTTATGATCAG AAACGAGTTTACTTGATATTAGAATATGCAGCAAAGGGTGAACTATACAAAGAATTGCAGAAGTGTAAATACTTTAGTGAAAGACGTGCTGCTACA TATGTTGCCTCGTTAGCTCGGGCACTGATTTATTGCCATGGCAAGCATGTAATTCACAGAGATATCAAACCAGAGAACCTTTTGATCGGTGCACAG GGTGAATTGAAGATTGCAGATTTTGGTTGGTCAGTGCATACATTTAACCGGAGACAGACAATGTGTGGGACATTGGATTACTTGCCCCCTGAGATGG TGGAAAGTGTAGAGCATGATGCTACTGTTGATATCTGGAGCCTGGGAGTTTTGTGTTACGAGTTTTTGTATGGGGTCCCTCCTTTTGAAGCCAAGGAACACTCAGACACATACAGAAG GATTGTGCAAGTGGATCTAAATTTCCCTCCTAAACCTGCTGTTTCTTCTGCTGCCAAGGACTTAATTAGTCAG ATGCTTGTCAAGGATTCTGCACAGCGCCTGCCATTGCATAAGCTACTTGAGCATCCTTGGATTGTTCAGAATGCCGATTCCTCTGGAGTCTATAAGGGTTGA
- the LOC110671564 gene encoding serine/threonine-protein kinase Aurora-1 isoform X2: protein MTIAAETQQQEQATPEVKAAEKRRWTLNDFDIGKPLGRGKFGHVYLAREKRSNHIVALKVLFKSQLQQSQVEHQLRREVEIQSHLRHPNILRLYGYFYDQKRVYLILEYAAKGELYKELQKCKYFSERRAATGELKIADFGWSVHTFNRRQTMCGTLDYLPPEMVESVEHDATVDIWSLGVLCYEFLYGVPPFEAKEHSDTYRRIVQVDLNFPPKPAVSSAAKDLISQMLVKDSAQRLPLHKLLEHPWIVQNADSSGVYKG from the exons atgaCGATTGCTGCAGAGACTCAACAGCAAGAGCAG GCTACTCCAGAGGTGAAAGCAGCAGAGAAAAGAAGATGGACGCTGAATGATTTCGATATAGGAAAGCCTCTTGGACGAGGAAAGTTTGGTCATGTCTACTTAGCCCGAGAGAAGAGG AGCAATCATATTGTGGCTCTAAAGGTGCTCTTTAAGAGTCAGTTGCAACAATCACAAGTTGAACATCAACTCCGTCgggaagttgaaattcaaagtcatCTCCGACATCCCAACATATTACGCCTTTATGGTTATTTTTATGATCAG AAACGAGTTTACTTGATATTAGAATATGCAGCAAAGGGTGAACTATACAAAGAATTGCAGAAGTGTAAATACTTTAGTGAAAGACGTGCTGCTACA GGTGAATTGAAGATTGCAGATTTTGGTTGGTCAGTGCATACATTTAACCGGAGACAGACAATGTGTGGGACATTGGATTACTTGCCCCCTGAGATGG TGGAAAGTGTAGAGCATGATGCTACTGTTGATATCTGGAGCCTGGGAGTTTTGTGTTACGAGTTTTTGTATGGGGTCCCTCCTTTTGAAGCCAAGGAACACTCAGACACATACAGAAG GATTGTGCAAGTGGATCTAAATTTCCCTCCTAAACCTGCTGTTTCTTCTGCTGCCAAGGACTTAATTAGTCAG ATGCTTGTCAAGGATTCTGCACAGCGCCTGCCATTGCATAAGCTACTTGAGCATCCTTGGATTGTTCAGAATGCCGATTCCTCTGGAGTCTATAAGGGTTGA